The following are encoded together in the Novosphingobium resinovorum genome:
- the chrA gene encoding chromate efflux transporter — protein sequence MRDRAFPTLAEATRIWARIGLLSFGGPAGQIALMHRILVEEQRWLGEKRFLHALNYCMLLPGPEAMQLAVYIGWLMHRTLGGIIAGLLFVLPGIVSIMALSWIYALYGNVGAVEALFFGLKAAVLAIVVQAVIRIGSRALKNGAMIAIAAASFVAIFGFAVPFPLIILVAGLVGFFGARVGLPAFHGGGGHGKVGEVQVDDADTLLGEESPAHTQVNRGWAFRISAAFLALWLVPVALLFAVFGPANVFSQIAGFFSIMAVVTFGGAYAVLAYVAQEAVQNYGWLAPGEMLDGLGMAETTPGPLIMVTQFVGFMGAFRNAGGLSPLMAGTLGGLLTTWVTFTPCFLWIFLGAPFIERLRDNKVLSAALTAITAAVVGVILNLAVWFGLHVVFDEVRSITSFGLDIDVPVWSTLNLPAAVLVLAALIAVFRFKLGPVTVLAGCAAVGLVLGVTNIA from the coding sequence ATGCGGGACCGCGCTTTCCCCACCCTTGCGGAGGCCACCCGCATCTGGGCCCGAATCGGGCTCCTGAGCTTTGGCGGGCCGGCGGGCCAGATCGCGCTCATGCACCGCATCCTCGTCGAGGAGCAGCGCTGGCTGGGCGAGAAGCGGTTCCTGCATGCCCTCAACTACTGCATGCTGCTGCCTGGCCCGGAGGCGATGCAGCTCGCCGTCTATATTGGCTGGCTGATGCACCGCACGCTCGGCGGCATCATCGCGGGTTTGCTCTTCGTACTGCCCGGCATTGTGTCGATCATGGCGCTGAGCTGGATCTATGCGCTCTACGGCAATGTTGGCGCCGTCGAGGCGCTGTTCTTCGGGCTGAAAGCGGCGGTGCTGGCCATCGTCGTGCAGGCGGTCATCCGCATCGGCTCGCGCGCCCTGAAGAACGGCGCAATGATCGCCATCGCCGCCGCCTCGTTCGTGGCGATCTTCGGTTTCGCGGTGCCGTTTCCGCTCATCATCCTTGTGGCGGGTCTGGTCGGGTTCTTCGGAGCGCGTGTGGGGTTGCCCGCCTTCCATGGCGGCGGCGGCCACGGCAAGGTGGGCGAGGTCCAGGTCGATGACGCCGATACCCTCCTGGGCGAAGAGTCGCCCGCCCACACGCAGGTCAACCGCGGCTGGGCGTTTCGCATCTCGGCGGCGTTCCTCGCGCTGTGGCTGGTACCGGTCGCCCTGCTGTTCGCGGTCTTCGGCCCCGCGAACGTCTTTTCCCAGATCGCGGGCTTCTTCAGCATCATGGCCGTTGTGACCTTCGGCGGCGCCTATGCCGTTCTGGCCTACGTCGCGCAGGAGGCGGTGCAGAACTACGGCTGGCTCGCCCCTGGCGAGATGCTGGACGGGCTCGGCATGGCCGAGACCACGCCCGGCCCGCTGATCATGGTGACACAGTTCGTGGGCTTCATGGGCGCGTTCCGCAACGCGGGCGGCCTGTCGCCGCTGATGGCGGGAACGCTGGGCGGGCTTCTGACGACATGGGTGACGTTCACGCCGTGCTTCCTCTGGATCTTCCTCGGTGCGCCCTTCATCGAGCGACTGCGCGACAACAAGGTGCTGTCGGCAGCGCTGACGGCGATCACCGCCGCCGTGGTGGGCGTGATCCTGAACCTCGCAGTCTGGTTCGGCCTGCATGTGGTTTTCGACGAGGTGCGCTCGATCACCTCCTTCGGCCTCGATATCGACGTGCCCGTCTGGTCTACACTGAACCTGCCTGCTGCGGTGCTGGTGCTGGCCGCTCTTATCGCAGTGTTCCGCTTCAAGCTCGGACCAGTGACCGTTCTCGCTGGATGCGCGGCCGTTGGCCTGGTGCTAGGGGTGACGAACATCGCCTAA
- a CDS encoding tyrosine-type recombinase/integrase → MEKPDHTCLDQYLAAFEESLASRNYKPDTLTNYRYLLRRFGRLLDAEGIAPSALTPDLAVELGRRLPTTPKSQIKVPNLARLFVTHLIEIGVATRPPLTPAQAERRELLDSFETYLLRQRGLSPRSVYHVLRFADRFLDHRFGDRMLDLPALNAQDVVAFMEHLLARKRPFRDKTPATHLRSFFQYLFAQDHTTTNLSLCVPRARKPWGARLPRYLSPDEVEAVVASVRTNPRRGARDYAMLLLMARLGLRAPEVIAVQLCDIDWRAGVLLVRGKGQQHDRLPIPPDVGEAITRYLQVERTSTTTRTLFVTHRAPNRPFKDSQVINAILKEAFAATGVKPPTPYVGSHVLRHSLATNMVRAGASLEEIGDLLRHRSRATTMIYAKLDTDGLRSIAQPWPTSEVAR, encoded by the coding sequence ATGGAAAAACCCGATCACACATGTCTCGATCAGTATCTCGCGGCATTTGAAGAAAGCCTTGCATCCAGAAACTACAAGCCGGACACGCTGACGAATTACCGCTATCTATTGCGGCGCTTCGGTCGCCTGCTCGACGCCGAGGGCATTGCGCCCTCGGCATTGACGCCAGACTTGGCTGTCGAACTGGGACGGCGGTTGCCGACCACGCCGAAAAGCCAGATCAAGGTTCCCAACCTTGCCAGACTGTTCGTCACGCATCTGATTGAGATAGGAGTGGCGACACGACCGCCGCTGACACCCGCACAGGCCGAACGTCGCGAACTGCTGGACAGCTTTGAAACCTACCTTCTGCGGCAACGCGGCCTCAGCCCCCGCTCTGTCTATCATGTGCTGAGGTTCGCGGACCGCTTTCTCGATCATCGCTTCGGCGACCGTATGCTCGACCTGCCGGCGCTGAACGCGCAGGATGTTGTCGCGTTCATGGAGCACTTACTCGCGCGCAAGCGCCCGTTCCGCGACAAGACGCCAGCAACGCATCTGCGCAGCTTCTTCCAATATCTGTTCGCGCAGGACCATACGACCACGAACCTGTCGCTTTGCGTCCCCAGAGCACGCAAGCCCTGGGGCGCAAGGCTCCCTCGTTATCTGTCGCCCGATGAGGTGGAGGCCGTCGTGGCCTCCGTGCGCACCAATCCGCGGCGCGGCGCCCGTGACTACGCCATGCTGCTGTTGATGGCCCGCCTCGGCCTGCGCGCGCCGGAAGTCATCGCTGTCCAGTTGTGCGACATAGACTGGCGCGCCGGCGTACTTCTGGTTCGTGGAAAAGGGCAGCAACATGACCGGCTGCCAATCCCACCGGACGTCGGCGAAGCGATCACCCGGTATCTACAGGTGGAACGAACCTCAACGACCACGCGCACGCTGTTCGTGACGCATCGGGCGCCCAACCGTCCGTTCAAGGACAGCCAGGTCATTAACGCCATACTGAAGGAGGCGTTCGCGGCGACGGGCGTGAAGCCGCCGACACCCTATGTGGGATCGCATGTTCTGCGCCACAGCCTGGCGACGAACATGGTTCGTGCCGGCGCCTCACTGGAAGAGATCGGCGATCTGCTGCGGCATCGGTCGCGGGCAACGACGATGATCTACGCGAAGCTCGACACGGACGGGTTGCGTTCCATTGCGCAGCCTTGGCCGACCTCGGAGGTGGCACGATGA
- a CDS encoding type II toxin-antitoxin system Phd/YefM family antitoxin: protein MTITTLSSREFQQNANQAQKAARSGPVFITNRGKPTQVLLSIEEYQRITGQRRSIVAALSMPGLSDIEVEFPRSREVPRPADFS, encoded by the coding sequence ATGACCATCACCACATTATCCAGCCGAGAATTTCAGCAAAACGCCAACCAGGCGCAAAAGGCCGCCCGGAGCGGCCCCGTCTTTATCACCAACCGGGGCAAGCCGACGCAAGTGCTGCTGAGCATCGAGGAATACCAAAGGATCACCGGACAGCGCCGGAGCATCGTCGCGGCGCTATCCATGCCGGGACTATCGGATATTGAGGTGGAGTTTCCGCGGTCGCGTGAAGTTCCCCGTCCGGCAGATTTCTCCTGA
- a CDS encoding TraC family protein: MAKPSARLRDEIARLQEQLKQAETREAERIGRVALKAGLGDIEVADADLLKGLEELTARFRKATGAKAPSSGAPGGGTPVG; the protein is encoded by the coding sequence ATGGCAAAACCTTCTGCGCGCCTGCGCGATGAAATCGCCAGGCTTCAGGAACAGCTCAAGCAAGCAGAAACACGAGAGGCCGAGCGTATCGGGCGCGTGGCGCTCAAAGCCGGCCTTGGTGACATAGAGGTCGCCGACGCCGATCTCTTGAAGGGCTTAGAGGAACTGACCGCACGGTTTCGGAAGGCGACGGGGGCGAAGGCGCCCAGCTCTGGCGCGCCTGGGGGCGGAACTCCGGTGGGCTGA
- a CDS encoding chromate resistance protein ChrB domain-containing protein, whose amino-acid sequence MPAPNAISFDKLARIIGTPRAPLLIDVRSEEDFAADPRLLPGATRIDDQALAALAPQLAGQPSIAVCQAGHRRSQGAAAWLRAEGCPSEYLEGGFEAWRAAELPLIDPAKLPARDAQGRTIWVTRSRPKIDRIACPWLIRRFLDPRAIILFVAPAEVVGVAERYDASPFDIENVFWSHRRELCTFDVMLAEFGLNIPALDRLADIVRGADTARLDLAPEAAGLLAASLGLSRMYSDDLEQLEAGMPLYDAFYRWARDATDETHNWPTNKPRPE is encoded by the coding sequence ATGCCTGCGCCTAATGCCATTTCGTTCGACAAGCTCGCCCGCATCATCGGAACCCCTCGCGCACCGCTCTTGATCGACGTGCGCTCCGAGGAAGATTTTGCCGCCGATCCAAGGTTGCTCCCTGGCGCCACCCGGATCGACGACCAGGCGCTCGCCGCCCTCGCTCCGCAGCTCGCCGGGCAGCCATCCATTGCTGTCTGCCAGGCCGGCCATCGGCGCAGCCAAGGCGCGGCCGCCTGGCTGCGCGCCGAAGGCTGCCCTTCGGAGTATCTCGAGGGCGGGTTCGAAGCCTGGCGTGCGGCCGAGCTACCCCTGATCGATCCCGCAAAGCTGCCAGCGCGCGACGCGCAGGGCCGCACCATCTGGGTCACCCGGTCGCGCCCCAAGATCGACCGCATCGCGTGCCCCTGGCTGATCCGGCGCTTTCTCGATCCCCGTGCGATCATCCTCTTTGTGGCGCCCGCCGAGGTCGTCGGCGTCGCCGAACGCTACGATGCTTCGCCCTTCGACATCGAGAACGTGTTCTGGAGCCATAGGCGCGAACTTTGCACCTTCGACGTGATGCTGGCCGAGTTCGGCCTGAATATTCCCGCGCTCGACCGGCTGGCCGACATCGTCCGCGGCGCCGACACCGCCCGGCTCGATCTGGCGCCCGAGGCCGCCGGTCTTCTTGCAGCCTCGCTCGGTCTGTCGCGGATGTATTCCGACGACCTGGAGCAGCTCGAAGCAGGCATGCCGCTCTATGACGCTTTCTATCGCTGGGCTCGTGACGCAACCGACGAGACCCACAACTGGCCCACCAACAAGCCGAGGCCGGAGTGA
- a CDS encoding ISL3 family transposase has product MRTKSKWSPGPGIKVQSIATNGDGDWVVSACGPSSGICPDCRKQSARRHGWSYRSLQDLPIQGNEVTVRLRLSRWRCSYRQCGRQTFSDPIPDIASPYARRTKRVANIVGLLGHGTGGRPGERLMNQLGMPVSDDTILRHLKRMALQIDDEPPARIIGIDDWSWRKSWRYGTIIVDLERRKVMDILEDRSVASVAQWLKRHPSIEVVSRDRCGLYAQAAREGAPQASQVADRFHLFQNLRLAIEEQMSLSGRATGRALLPDEDIETDHDDRALHEEAPGMRLRNQLRRTHRQSRKEVFETVHALSKEGLTCSEIARRTGYGRRSIAKWLTFETPPDRRRGALQPTSPLYFEAFLTQCWKDGNRRGRHLFHDIKHRGYTGSFSNLERLLATWRRAERPESDKDKDKDKDKDDAAPARVGVVDSTYDNAPVRDPHTGHWISPVVAAALCIKPRGALTVNQERKVDALKQGSDTFATLRSLSMRFRGIFHSRNSARLEDWIDDAIHSGLVFLARFARVLRRDIDAVCNAIDLPWSNGQAEGQINRLKTIKRAMYGRAGAELLRARMMPIQLSDLHTK; this is encoded by the coding sequence ATGAGAACAAAATCAAAATGGTCGCCCGGTCCGGGCATCAAGGTCCAAAGCATCGCAACCAACGGCGACGGTGACTGGGTTGTGTCGGCTTGCGGACCATCCTCGGGCATTTGTCCAGATTGCAGGAAACAGAGCGCACGTCGGCACGGCTGGTCGTACCGCAGTCTTCAGGACCTGCCGATCCAAGGCAATGAAGTGACGGTAAGGCTTCGGTTGAGCCGCTGGCGTTGCAGTTATCGGCAGTGCGGGCGGCAAACATTCTCGGACCCGATCCCGGATATTGCCTCGCCCTACGCCCGCAGGACAAAGAGGGTCGCCAACATAGTCGGCCTTCTGGGGCACGGCACAGGCGGACGCCCGGGAGAGCGCTTGATGAACCAGCTCGGGATGCCGGTCAGCGACGACACCATCCTTCGGCACTTGAAGCGCATGGCTTTACAGATCGACGACGAGCCCCCCGCTCGGATCATCGGTATCGATGACTGGAGTTGGAGGAAATCGTGGCGCTACGGCACGATCATCGTTGATCTCGAGCGCCGAAAGGTCATGGACATTCTCGAGGACCGGAGCGTGGCGAGCGTTGCACAATGGTTGAAGCGGCATCCCTCCATTGAGGTGGTCAGTCGAGATCGATGCGGGCTATACGCGCAGGCTGCTCGTGAAGGTGCCCCGCAAGCGTCTCAGGTGGCTGACCGCTTTCATCTCTTCCAGAACCTGCGTCTTGCGATCGAGGAACAGATGAGCCTCTCCGGCCGAGCTACAGGCAGGGCACTGCTGCCAGACGAGGACATCGAGACTGATCATGACGATCGAGCTTTGCATGAGGAGGCGCCTGGAATGCGGTTGCGCAATCAGCTTCGACGGACACATAGGCAGTCCCGGAAGGAGGTGTTCGAGACGGTGCACGCCTTGAGCAAAGAAGGCCTGACCTGCTCGGAGATTGCGCGTCGCACTGGATATGGCCGCCGCAGCATCGCGAAATGGCTGACGTTTGAAACGCCACCCGACCGACGCAGGGGAGCGTTGCAGCCGACATCTCCCCTGTATTTCGAAGCCTTTCTCACCCAATGTTGGAAGGACGGCAACCGCCGTGGGCGGCATCTGTTTCATGACATCAAGCATCGCGGGTACACCGGCAGCTTTTCCAATCTTGAACGCCTCCTGGCAACCTGGCGCCGCGCCGAGAGACCGGAATCGGATAAGGATAAGGATAAGGATAAGGATAAGGATGATGCGGCGCCGGCTCGGGTTGGCGTCGTCGACAGTACATACGATAATGCGCCTGTGCGTGATCCGCACACTGGCCACTGGATCTCGCCGGTTGTCGCCGCTGCTCTCTGCATCAAGCCGCGCGGCGCGCTGACCGTCAATCAAGAGCGGAAAGTGGACGCCCTCAAGCAGGGATCAGATACCTTTGCGACTTTGCGCAGCTTATCCATGCGGTTTCGCGGAATATTTCATAGCCGAAATTCGGCAAGGCTCGAAGATTGGATTGATGATGCCATTCATTCTGGCCTGGTTTTCCTGGCCCGTTTTGCCCGCGTCCTTCGCCGCGATATCGACGCCGTCTGTAACGCCATCGACCTGCCTTGGAGCAATGGTCAAGCGGAAGGTCAGATCAACCGACTGAAGACGATCAAGCGCGCTATGTATGGCCGAGCGGGTGCAGAGCTTCTCAGAGCGCGGATGATGCCCATCCAATTGTCCGATCTCCACACAAAGTGA
- the traG gene encoding Ti-type conjugative transfer system protein TraG: MIAKKLTLLIMPMLSMTAAVWTLMGIEQWTAGLGTTPDARMVLGQIGIALPYTLAAGIGIIFSFGSAGSPSIHYAGWGVAGGGVIVALIATARETIRLSAFIDRVPQGTLLSYADPATLIGGMIALGVGLFGLRIVMRGNMAFAGNAPKRIFGERAVHGASNWMTQADTANLFPEAGGIVIGERYRVDKDVIAERAFRSSDRESWGAGGKSPLLCFDCAFGSTHGIVFAGSGGFKTTSVTIPTALKWGHGLVVLDPSNEVAPMVSRHRRAARRTVVALDPLNPTIGFNALDWIGRFGGSKEEDIAAVASWIITEAPRAGSARDDFFRGAALQLLTALIADVCLSGHTDAADQTLRRVRANLAEPEPKLRQRLQAIYDNSGSVFVTENVAPFINMTPETFSGVYASAAKETHWLSYENYAALVSGDAFSTDDLAAGTTDIFVNLDLKTLENHPGLARVIIGALMNAIYNRNGHIEGRTLFLLDEVARLGFMRILETARDAGRKYGITLLLLFQSIGQMREAYGGRDATSKWFESASWMSFAAINDPETADYISKRCGDTTVEVSQVSTSARSSGSSRTRSKQLSRRPLILPHEVLQMRADEQIVFTAGNRPIRCGRAIWFRRKDMSGRVETNRFDRS, from the coding sequence ATGATCGCCAAGAAGCTGACGCTGCTGATCATGCCGATGCTGTCGATGACGGCAGCGGTTTGGACGCTGATGGGGATCGAGCAGTGGACAGCGGGACTGGGAACAACCCCTGACGCCCGCATGGTTTTGGGTCAGATCGGCATTGCTCTGCCCTACACGCTGGCCGCTGGTATCGGGATTATTTTCTCGTTTGGATCGGCTGGCTCGCCGTCAATCCACTACGCCGGCTGGGGCGTGGCTGGAGGCGGCGTGATCGTCGCGCTGATCGCGACAGCACGCGAAACAATCCGGCTTTCTGCCTTCATTGATCGGGTGCCACAGGGCACGCTTCTGAGCTATGCCGATCCGGCCACCCTTATCGGTGGGATGATCGCACTCGGCGTGGGATTGTTTGGCCTGCGCATTGTCATGCGTGGCAACATGGCCTTCGCTGGCAACGCACCAAAGCGGATCTTCGGGGAACGCGCCGTTCACGGTGCCTCGAACTGGATGACGCAAGCGGACACGGCAAATCTCTTTCCCGAAGCTGGTGGTATCGTCATCGGCGAACGCTATCGGGTCGATAAGGACGTGATTGCCGAACGCGCCTTCCGTTCCAGCGACAGAGAGAGCTGGGGAGCGGGAGGAAAGAGCCCCCTCCTCTGCTTCGACTGCGCGTTCGGTTCCACCCATGGTATCGTCTTTGCCGGATCAGGGGGCTTCAAGACCACGTCGGTCACCATCCCGACGGCACTCAAATGGGGCCATGGTCTGGTTGTGCTGGATCCGTCCAACGAGGTGGCGCCGATGGTGAGCCGGCATCGCCGGGCGGCGCGGCGAACAGTGGTTGCGCTCGATCCGCTCAATCCCACAATCGGGTTTAATGCCCTCGATTGGATTGGCCGTTTCGGCGGCAGCAAGGAGGAGGATATCGCGGCCGTTGCGTCCTGGATCATTACCGAAGCTCCCCGCGCCGGCTCGGCCCGTGACGACTTCTTCCGGGGCGCGGCGCTGCAACTGCTCACGGCACTCATCGCGGACGTGTGTCTGTCCGGACATACGGATGCCGCGGATCAAACACTGCGTCGTGTGCGGGCCAACCTCGCCGAGCCGGAGCCAAAACTGCGTCAGCGCCTGCAGGCGATCTACGACAATTCGGGCTCTGTGTTCGTCACGGAAAACGTCGCGCCGTTTATCAATATGACGCCGGAGACCTTCTCGGGCGTCTACGCCTCTGCCGCCAAGGAAACGCATTGGTTGAGCTACGAGAACTATGCCGCGCTCGTGTCAGGCGATGCATTTTCAACCGACGACCTCGCCGCCGGCACCACCGACATATTCGTTAATCTCGATCTCAAGACCCTGGAAAACCATCCAGGCCTGGCTCGCGTCATCATTGGAGCTCTGATGAATGCCATCTACAATCGCAATGGCCATATCGAAGGTCGCACCCTCTTCCTGCTCGATGAGGTCGCGCGACTTGGCTTCATGCGAATTCTCGAGACCGCGCGCGATGCCGGCCGAAAATACGGCATCACTCTTCTGCTGCTCTTCCAGTCGATCGGCCAGATGCGAGAAGCCTATGGTGGCCGGGACGCCACCAGCAAGTGGTTCGAGAGCGCGTCCTGGATGTCATTCGCCGCGATCAACGATCCCGAAACTGCGGACTACATCTCGAAACGGTGCGGTGACACGACGGTCGAAGTCAGCCAGGTCAGCACCAGCGCAAGATCCTCCGGATCGTCCCGCACCCGATCCAAACAATTGTCCCGACGACCACTCATCCTGCCGCACGAAGTTTTACAGATGCGAGCCGATGAGCAGATCGTTTTCACCGCAGGCAATAGACCTATCCGATGCGGCCGCGCGATCTGGTTCCGTCGCAAGGACATGAGCGGGCGGGTGGAGACAAACCGGTTCGACAGAAGCTGA
- a CDS encoding DUF736 domain-containing protein: MATIGTFTTTANGFTGSIKTLTLNVKARLERVENPSDKGPHFRIFSGAAELGAAWQKVSKETERDYLSIKLDDPSFPAPIYATLIEVEGEEGLQLIWSRPNRD; encoded by the coding sequence ATGGCAACCATCGGCACCTTCACCACCACCGCCAACGGCTTCACCGGTTCGATCAAGACCCTCACCCTCAACGTCAAGGCCCGCCTTGAACGCGTCGAAAACCCCTCCGACAAAGGCCCCCACTTCCGCATCTTCTCGGGCGCCGCCGAGCTAGGTGCGGCCTGGCAGAAGGTCTCCAAGGAGACCGAGCGCGACTACCTCTCGATCAAGCTGGACGATCCCAGCTTCCCCGCCCCGATCTACGCCACCCTGATCGAGGTGGAGGGCGAGGAAGGCCTCCAGCTGATCTGGTCGCGGCCGAACCGGGACTGA
- a CDS encoding WGR domain-containing protein — MTEAPQDIYLRRIDPSRNMARYYALSIQPTLFGGSSVVREWGRIGTRGQCKVVLFDDVEQAERIRDRIERSKRRRGYCEVGSS; from the coding sequence ATGACCGAAGCGCCCCAGGACATCTATTTGCGCCGCATCGATCCGAGCCGGAACATGGCACGCTACTATGCGCTCTCAATCCAACCCACCCTGTTCGGCGGCAGTTCGGTGGTGCGCGAATGGGGGCGGATCGGAACCAGGGGGCAATGCAAGGTCGTGCTTTTCGACGACGTCGAGCAGGCCGAGCGGATCAGAGATAGGATCGAGCGTTCGAAGCGGCGCCGAGGCTATTGCGAAGTCGGGTCGTCCTAG
- a CDS encoding tyrosine-type recombinase/integrase translates to MKATNFPALIQRFFTDRLLTQMEASHHTVAGYRDTFRLLIRYASSRCGKPPTKLTIEDLDADLVADFLTHVETARGNTARTRNTRLAAIRSFFRYVALTDPSWLLHCQRVLSMPNKRYVKRSVTFLDAGEIAALLAAPDRMTWVGRRDHVLLLLALQTGLRASELINLRCKDVILGTGAHIRCIGKGRKERSTPLRRDTAKLIQSWIGERRDGDGPLFPSIRGEALSRDALEHLVRKHCLKASQACPSLAGKRVTPHTLRHSTAMELLHHGVDQSVIALWLGHESVETTQIYIHADMRLKEKALSQVAGPETHPGRYRPSDELLAFLEAL, encoded by the coding sequence ATGAAGGCGACCAACTTCCCCGCGCTGATCCAGCGCTTCTTCACCGATCGGCTCTTAACGCAGATGGAAGCAAGCCATCACACCGTCGCTGGCTACCGAGACACATTCCGGCTGCTGATCCGGTACGCAAGCTCACGGTGTGGAAAGCCACCCACGAAGCTGACGATCGAAGATCTCGATGCCGATCTTGTCGCCGACTTCCTGACACATGTGGAAACGGCGCGCGGCAACACGGCCCGCACCCGCAATACGCGTCTTGCCGCTATCCGCTCGTTCTTCCGCTACGTTGCATTGACCGATCCGAGCTGGCTTCTTCATTGTCAGCGCGTTCTCTCGATGCCGAACAAGCGGTATGTGAAGCGGAGCGTGACGTTCCTTGACGCTGGGGAGATAGCGGCGCTGCTGGCAGCACCGGATCGAATGACATGGGTGGGGCGACGTGATCACGTCCTGCTGTTGCTTGCGCTTCAGACGGGGTTGCGGGCGTCCGAACTGATCAACCTGCGCTGCAAGGACGTGATCCTCGGCACCGGCGCTCATATCCGGTGCATCGGCAAGGGCCGGAAAGAACGCAGTACGCCTCTTCGTCGCGATACGGCCAAGCTTATCCAGAGCTGGATCGGCGAGCGCCGCGACGGCGATGGCCCGCTGTTCCCGTCGATCCGGGGCGAGGCGCTCAGCCGTGATGCTTTGGAGCACTTGGTGCGCAAGCATTGCCTGAAGGCATCACAAGCGTGTCCGAGTCTTGCAGGCAAACGCGTCACGCCACACACGCTTCGCCACAGCACGGCGATGGAACTGCTCCATCACGGCGTCGACCAATCCGTGATCGCATTATGGCTCGGGCACGAATCCGTGGAAACGACCCAGATCTATATACACGCCGACATGCGGCTGAAGGAAAAGGCGCTTTCTCAGGTCGCCGGCCCGGAAACACATCCCGGGCGGTATCGTCCCAGCGACGAACTGCTCGCCTTCCTCGAAGCGCTCTGA
- a CDS encoding tyrosine-type recombinase/integrase: MSFLAEMDRYLTIRRQLGANLSTDERILRRFVTFADNGGAQYVSASLIMRWLESLPSASPGTRATRFRVARQFAEWLHGMDSRHEAPPRGLVPGRVQRVHPYIYSDAEIVAIIDQARTLPSVYGLRGLTCSTLFGLIAVTGLRISEALGLDPHDLDAESGVLRIRQGKLGKERLLPLAPSVVERLESYGRERDRLLGRRPEAFFVTCEGRRLGDCGARYNFAHVCQQIGLRQPQLHLRHGRGPRIHDLRHTFAVRTMLSWYRSGKDVGREMIKLTTWLGHAHPAHTYWYLEAVPELLELASARITGVAAEVETR; encoded by the coding sequence ATGAGCTTCCTTGCCGAAATGGACCGCTATCTCACCATCAGAAGGCAACTCGGCGCCAATCTGAGCACCGATGAACGGATACTTCGCCGCTTCGTAACCTTCGCCGACAACGGCGGTGCGCAGTACGTCAGCGCCAGCCTGATCATGCGCTGGCTCGAAAGCCTTCCCTCTGCAAGTCCAGGAACACGGGCAACGCGCTTCAGGGTGGCCCGCCAATTTGCTGAGTGGTTGCACGGCATGGACTCCAGACACGAGGCTCCGCCCCGGGGATTGGTGCCGGGTCGCGTTCAGCGTGTGCATCCATACATCTATAGTGACGCCGAAATCGTCGCGATCATCGACCAAGCGCGGACGCTGCCATCGGTCTACGGCCTGCGCGGCCTGACCTGCTCAACCCTCTTCGGCCTGATCGCCGTGACCGGACTTCGGATCAGCGAAGCTCTCGGTCTCGATCCTCACGATCTCGATGCCGAATCCGGAGTGCTTCGTATCCGGCAGGGCAAGCTCGGCAAAGAACGGTTGCTGCCGCTGGCCCCGAGCGTCGTGGAACGGCTGGAAAGCTATGGTCGCGAGCGGGATCGGCTGCTCGGGCGCAGGCCGGAAGCATTCTTCGTGACCTGTGAGGGGCGTCGTCTTGGCGATTGCGGCGCACGCTACAACTTCGCGCACGTCTGCCAGCAGATCGGGCTGCGGCAGCCGCAGCTTCATCTTCGGCACGGTCGTGGACCACGTATCCACGATCTTCGCCACACCTTCGCGGTGCGTACCATGCTGAGCTGGTATCGGTCGGGCAAAGACGTCGGTCGCGAGATGATCAAGCTCACGACATGGCTCGGTCATGCGCACCCCGCCCACACATACTGGTATCTGGAAGCGGTCCCGGAGCTGCTGGAACTGGCCTCCGCTCGAATAACAGGCGTGGCGGCGGAGGTGGAAACCCGATGA
- a CDS encoding type II toxin-antitoxin system VapC family toxin, which yields MFVLDTNVISELRKAGDGKADANVVAWLDSVDAATFYLSAVTLMELELGILLMERRDPNQGARLRTWMDRHIVPEFAERTLPVDTAVALRCARLHVPNPCAERDGLIAATALVHGMTIVTRNVADFESTGVEIINPWRHSA from the coding sequence ATGTTCGTGCTCGATACCAATGTGATTTCCGAACTGCGCAAGGCCGGTGACGGCAAGGCAGACGCTAATGTCGTCGCGTGGCTCGACAGCGTGGACGCCGCAACGTTCTACCTATCGGCGGTGACGCTCATGGAGCTTGAACTCGGCATTCTGTTGATGGAGCGGCGCGACCCGAACCAGGGCGCCCGGCTGCGCACCTGGATGGATCGCCATATCGTTCCCGAATTTGCCGAGCGGACCTTGCCGGTGGATACGGCCGTGGCATTGCGGTGCGCCCGGCTTCATGTGCCCAACCCCTGCGCCGAACGGGATGGCCTCATTGCGGCGACAGCACTGGTGCATGGGATGACGATCGTCACGCGCAATGTGGCCGACTTCGAGTCGACTGGGGTCGAGATCATCAATCCCTGGCGCCACTCAGCCTAG